In Oncorhynchus kisutch isolate 150728-3 linkage group LG5, Okis_V2, whole genome shotgun sequence, a genomic segment contains:
- the LOC109890864 gene encoding PAK4-inhibitor inka2 yields the protein MLCLRDSKDCLMDQMQYMMRSLQDLKHMRRPLSEPSGRSDAVTRVCQRGAQQRERLTCLRRPISEASEASTYDSACCLASPVEEEEEEVEEEGQERLMQSSPSSEKSMEFDSGYSEASWQDDGVVLRRTRNVRVSNSACLRTNRGVGSADRIRPKSTSDACLERWTSFEASSDPEDWTTSLLSRSRNRQPLVLGDNSFADLIKNWMDLPECPEPAELKPHAGRRLAKDLLVNMRRKLAGMSKSVEMRARPADSTRVSRAAAAPKRMSCPVGFQPRKPFFHQSHTGLHELGTDFYQFNALMKTGSRQPIICNDIIGYI from the coding sequence CTGTGTCTGCGGGACTCTAAAGACTGTTTGATGGACCAGATGCAGTACATGATGAGGTCCTTGCAGGATCTGAAACACATGAGAAGGCCGCTCAGCGAGCCCTCCGGCCGCTCTGATGCCGTGACGCGCGTTTGCCAGCGGGGAGCGCAGCAGCGGGAGCGCCTGACATGCCTCCGTAGACCCATCTCTGAGGCCAGCGAGGCCAGCACCTATGACTCAGCTTGCTGCCTGGCCAGCcccgtggaggaggaggaagaagaggtggaggaggaagggcaGGAGCGGCTAATGCAGAGCTCCCCTAGCAGTGAGAAGAGTATGGAGTTTGACTCAGGCTACTCAGAGGCGTCCTGGCAGGATGACGGCGTGGTGCTCAGGAGGACCAGGAACGTACGGGTGTCTAACTCTGCCTGCCTCCGAACCAACCGGGGAGTGGGCTCTGCCGACCGGATCCGGCCCAAGTCCACGTCGGACGCTTGTCTGGAGCGCTGGACGTCATTTGAGGCAAGCAGCGACCCGGAGGACTGGACCACGTCACTGCTGAGCCGCAGCAGGAACAGACAGCCCCTGGTGCTGGGGGACAACAGCTTCGCTGACCTCATTAAGAACTGGATGGACCTGCCAGAGTGTCCTGAGCCAGCAGAACTCAAGCCCCACGCAGGCCGGCGCCTGGCCAAGGACCTCCTGGTCAACATGAGGAGGAAGCTGGCAGGGATGTCAAAAAGCGTGGAGATGAGGGCCAGACCAGCAGACTCCACCAGGGTCAGTAGGGCCGCGGCAGCCCCGAAACGCATGTCCTGCCCTGTAGGCTTCCAGCCACGCAAACCCTTCTTTCACCAATCCCACACAGGCCTGCATGAACTGGGGACGGACTTCTACCAGTTCAACGCTCTCATGAAGACAGGCAGCCGACAACCTATCATATGTAATGACATTATCGGGTACATCTGA